Part of the Nostoc sp. ATCC 53789 genome, AGTAGTTTCTCCGTTGGGTAAAATCCGGTAAACTTTGTAGTCTGTGATTTTGAGTTTACGAAGTTGCTGACCGCCCAAAGCGATGCCATATTCTTTCCGAGCTATATACAGCAGGTTTTCGCCTTTCCGCATAGTAGCAGCACCACCTGTAGGCAGTTCAAATACTTGCTCCTTCGGGCTAGTCCAAGTGATAGCGTACTTTTCTTCCACTTCTGCTTTCTTTAGCAAGCCACCAGTGCTGCCAGCAAATAGTGGGGTTTGTCCAGAGAGTGTTTCTGCCATAAAGATGATTCTCTCAACGTTTTTAGGGAATCCTAACACCGCAACAAGGATCATATTGCGATCGCGTTATAGACTGTAACAGTTTTTAGTCATTTGTCCTTTGTTCTTTGTCATTTGTTAAAAACCAATGCCCCATACTTCTCTACCCCGGATTTCTCACGCATAGTGTAGGCAGAGGGAAAAGAGGAGTGTGGGGAGTGTGGGGAGTGTGGGGGGTAAGACTTCTTCCCCATCCTCCCACACTTCCCACACCTCCCACACCTCCCACACTTCCCACACCTCCCACACCTCCCACACCTCCCACACCTCCCACACCTCCCACACTTCCCACACCTCCCACACCTCCCACACCTCCCACACCCCTTGGATTTCTCACTTGTGAGAAATCCAAGTCTACGAGAGGCTCCGCCCTAAGCGTAGCTATGCCGCAGGCTTTACGGATTCTCTACGAGACGCTACACGTTAGCGAAGCTTTCGCTTTAGCGATACACTCAGTACAAGTGCCCAATGACTAATGACTAATGACAAAGGACTAATACCTATTTACTCTTGACTTTTGCCCGCTTTTCCTCGTGGCTATTCTGAACAATGGGGATGGTGAAGTGAAACTGGCTACCCTGGTCTTTGCCAGTTGACTCTGCCCAAATTTCTCCGCCCCAGCCATTCACAATTTGACGACAAATTGCTAAACCAAGTCCTGTTCCGCCAGTGGTACGGCGTAGCGCTCCCTCTTCTTGATAGAAGCGGTCAAAAACTACTTCTAAGCGATTTGGTTCAATGCCGCGTCCAGTGTCAGCCACAGTCACCTCGACCATTTGATGGCTGTTGGAAATCGCTTTAATGGTGATTTCTCCTTGGGGTGGCGTAAATTTACAAGCGTTGTCCATGAGTTTTGCCAGTACCTCTACTAGCCAATCACCATCAGCCCTTACTAGAGGTAGATTTTCGGCAATTTGAGTTTTGACTTGGGGCGGCTTTTCCGTTGAAGAACGCGTGCGATTGCGGCTGAGTGCTAAATCCACACACTCTTGTAAAGTCAGGGATTCTGGATGCCATTGCACTCGCCCGCTTTCCAAGTTGGAAAGTGTGAGGAAATCTTGTACCAATTTTCGCATCCGTTCTGAGTCGGAAAGAGCCGTGTTGAGCATAATTTGCTGCAACTCCAAGGGCATATCCGGCTCACTAGCAAGACTTTCTAGACACACTTGAATGGTGGATAGGGGAGTACGCAGTTCGTGTCCAGTGATGGCTATAAGATTGCTGCGGGTGCGGTCTAGGGCTTCTAGCTGCTGGTTAAGTTCTTCTAGGTTGGCATAGGCTTCCGCTTGAATTAGGGCTGCTCCGACTTGGGTGGCGATCGCTTCTACCAAATCCAACTCCCCAGGTTGGCACTCGTGCGGTGGCATTCCACAGTAATGC contains:
- a CDS encoding photosystem I reaction center subunit II PsaD is translated as MAETLSGQTPLFAGSTGGLLKKAEVEEKYAITWTSPKEQVFELPTGGAATMRKGENLLYIARKEYGIALGGQQLRKLKITDYKVYRILPNGETTLLHPADGVFPEKVNEGREKVRYVPRSIGQNPNPSQLKFSGKATYDA